One window of the Cryptomeria japonica chromosome 7, Sugi_1.0, whole genome shotgun sequence genome contains the following:
- the LOC131030813 gene encoding disease resistance protein Roq1 isoform X2 has product MAAAVALHLPFFLHFFFVVSKNFLKYSPLCFGEFQTFCNSSPIFMASSSSSPHERSIVSAKQYDVFISHRGPDVKQTIAKQLYELFKARECRAFLDRPEIEAGDSITSAIDNAICSSRVQIAIFSKGYAESSWCLDELVLMLQQTDALFIPVFYNVQPWELRHIDDKKKMKKKKKSQYAAAFSDYRMKGRNLDKLDEWKKALASAADISGYELSLQQEDLCEKIVSRVVQVVQEKEKSIPLHVAKYPIGLGEVVQDFERCCSKTVGIVGIFGLGGSGKTTLAKELFNKRRSGYHTSCFISDVRESHARGELHSLQSQLFKALFDEDRKFMNIDEGLGKLKDRLGRARLLHFLIVFDDIDHQHQLDALLPEGVLGSGSLVIITTRDKNVIRTADFLYKMMKMEKNHAKNLFCSHAFRRRDPPTAYDKLVESFVEFCGGLPLSLSVLGAHVYAKDDYYWELELEKVKKIQPNDIMQRLKISFDGLDREEKQIFIDIACLFNKKNEVYDLKGKAITIWKASGWSAEHAVQTLQDKCLLELVDYIRYQRPFENYKQYFEMHDHLRDLGRQMADDLGPPRLWRPDILRSMGAKGFKEILAETKGRCFHSFYDSSLQIEITYFTAETDLLWLETRGSLLFEKLKSIPSWIPLQKLQCLSIEGVGELWSTFQQQLQNKTQASFELRKLWIRKSSSLQKLPTEMFIHLEELYINSCLEETNATSFVQSVKQLSNLRSLVLESGSFSGSLDSINLDFSTSNRMDSLKIIQLYSIQKISKLVISGEMCPRLQSLEVQHMHTLEEIELKQLERLNTLEVSKCWQLESISGLSSVAGLRVLRVYSCGRLKSWLNLAHLCLLEQIKIYECPKVQSVEGVEELRGLKSLMIEMPDDGYASVHNYVCGLTFRSLRKSNLVANVSNETIEGAKLTEQ; this is encoded by the exons ATGGCAGCTGCCGTGGCACTACATCTTcccttttttcttcattttttcttcgTCGTCTCCAAGAATTTTCTCAAATACAGCCCTCTCTGCTTTGGAGAGTTTCAGACGTTCTGCAATTCTAGTCCTATATTCATGGCTTCCTCTTCCTCGTCTCCTCATGAAAGATCCATTGTATCTGCTAAACAATATGATGTATTCATCAGTCACCGAGGCCCTGACGTCAAACAAACCATTGCTAAACAACTCTATGAGCTTTTCAAGGCTAGAGAGTGCCGGGCATTTCTAGATCGTCCAGAGATAGAAGCGGGAGATTCTATTACGTCTGCCATTGACAACGCCATTTGCTCATCTCGTGTGCAAATTGCCATATTTTCCAAGGGATATGCAGAGTCCTCATGGTGTTTGGACGAGCTAGTTCTTATGCTACAACAAACTGATGCCCTTTTTATTCCTGTCTTCTACAATGTCCAGCCCTGGGAGCTACGCCACATCGATGacaagaaaaagatgaagaaaaagaagaagtcacAGTATGCTGCGGCATTTTCTGATTATCGAATGAAAGGCAGGAATCTTGATAAGCTGGATGAATGGAAAAAGGCCCTCGCATCTGCTGCAGACATATCTGGTTATGAACTTAGCCTACAGCAAGA AGATTTGTGTGAAAAGATTGTATCTCGTGTGGTACAAGTagtgcaagaaaaggaaaagagtatACCCTTGCATGTTGCCAAATATCCGATTGGACTTGGTGAAGTAGTCCAAGATTTTGAAAGGTGTTGTTCAAAGACAGTGGGAATAGTGGGTATCTTCGGACTTGGGGGGTCTGGCAAGACTACCCTGGCAAAAGAATTGTTTAACAAGAGGCGTTCAGGCTACCATACATCTTGTTTTATCTCTGACGTGAGAGAATCACATGCCAGAGGTGAATTGCACTCCTTGCAAAGCCAGCTCTTCAAAGCTCTCTTCGATGAAGATCGAAAGTTTATGAATATCGATGAAGGATTAGGAAAGCTGAAGGATCGTCTGGGAAGGGCAAGGCTTTTGCATTTCCTTATAGTCTTCGATGATATCGATCATCAACACCAGTTAGATGCCCTGTTACCTGAAGGCGTGCTGGGCTCTGGTAGCCTAGTAATTATTACAACCCGTGACAAGAATGTGATAAGGACTGCAGATTTCCTTTATAAGATGATGAAGATGGAAAAGAATCATGCTAAAAATCTCTTCTGCAGCCATGCTTTCCGAAGACGTGATCCACCTACTGCATATGATAAATTGGTTGAAAGCTTCGTGGAATTCTGTGGAGGTTTACCCCTCTCACTCTCAGTTTTGGGCGCCCATGTTTATGCTAAGGATGATTATTATTGGGAGCTGGAATTGGAAAAAGTTAAGAAAATCCAGCCTAACGATATAATGCAAAGACTCAAAATTAGCTTTGATGGTCTGGACAGAGAGGAGAAACAGATATTTATAGATATCGCTTGTCTTTTCAATAAGAAGAATGAAGTATATGATTTGAAAGGTAAAGCAATAACCATCTGGAAGGCGTCAGGTTGGAGCGCTGAGCATGCAGTTCAAACCCTGCAAGATAAGTGCCTACTTGAATTGGTTGACTACATACGCTACCAACGACCCTTTGAAAACTACAAACAATACTTTGAAATGCATGATCACCTCCGTGATCTGGGAAGACAAATGGCAGATGACTTGGGCCCTCCTCGCCTATGGAGACCAGACATTCTTAGATCTATG GGAGCAAAAGGATTTAAGGAAATCCTTGCAGAAACAAAGGGCAGGTGTTTCCATTCGTTCTATGATTCGTCCCTCCAAATCGAGATTACTTATTTTACAGCTGAAACTGATCTCCTGTGGCTTGAAACAAGGGGCAGTTTGTTGTTTGAAAAATTGAAAAGCATTCCTTCCTGGATTCCTCTACAGAAATTGCAGTGTTTATCCATTGAAGGCGTGGGAGAATTGTGGAGCACTTTTCAGCAACAATTGCAGAATAAAACCCAG GCCAGTTTTGAGTTGAGAAAGTTGTGGATTCGGAAATCTTCCTCTTTGCAAAAGCTTCCAACAGAAATGTTCATTCATTTGGAAGAATTATATATAAACAGTTGCTTAGAGGAGACAAATGCAACATCCTTTGTGCAATCAGTTAAACAACTTAGCAATCTTAGATCATTGGTATTGGAAAGCGGCTCCTTCAGTGGGAGTTTGGATTCAATTAATTTGGATTTCTCTACAAGCAACCGCATGGATAGCCTTAAAATTATACAACTTTATTCTATTCAAAAGATCTCCAAGTTGGTAATTAGTGGAGAGATGTGTCCCAGACTTCAATCACTTGAAGTTCAGCATATGCATACTCTAGAAGAAATAGAATTAAAGCAGCTAGAAAGACTGAATACTCTTGAAGTGTCGAAATGTTGGCAACTGGAAAGCATATCGGGGTTATCTTCTGTAGCAGGGCTTCGAGTGCTCAGAGTATATTCCTGTGGAAGGTTGAAATCGTGGCTGAACCTTGCGCATCTATGTCTTCTGGAGCAAATCAAGATTTATGAATGTCCTAAGGTGCAGAGCGTAGAAGGGGTGGAAGAGTTGCGAGGATTGAAAAGTCTGATGATTGAAATGCCTGACGATGGATATGCATCGGTACACAATTATGTTTGTGGACTGACG TTTCGAAGCTTAAGGAAATCTAACTTAGTAGCAAATGTTTCTAATGAAACAATAGAGGGCGCTAAGTTGACAGAACAATGA
- the LOC131030813 gene encoding disease resistance protein Roq1 isoform X3: protein MAAAVALHLPFFLHFFFVVSKNFLKYSPLCFGEFQTFCNSSPIFMASSSSSPHERSIVSAKQYDVFISHRGPDVKQTIAKQLYELFKARECRAFLDRPEIEAGDSITSAIDNAICSSRVQIAIFSKGYAESSWCLDELVLMLQQTDALFIPVFYNVQPWELRHIDDKKKMKKKKKSQYAAAFSDYRMKGRNLDKLDEWKKALASAADISGYELSLQQEDLCEKIVSRVVQVVQEKEKSIPLHVAKYPIGLGEVVQDFERCCSKTVGIVGIFGLGGSGKTTLAKELFNKRRSGYHTSCFISDVRESHARGELHSLQSQLFKALFDEDRKFMNIDEGLGKLKDRLGRARLLHFLIVFDDIDHQHQLDALLPEGVLGSGSLVIITTRDKNVIRTADFLYKMMKMEKNHAKNLFCSHAFRRRDPPTAYDKLVESFVEFCGGLPLSLSVLGAHVYAKDDYYWELELEKVKKIQPNDIMQRLKISFDGLDREEKQIFIDIACLFNKKNEVYDLKGKAITIWKASGWSAEHAVQTLQDKCLLELVDYIRYQRPFENYKQYFEMHDHLRDLGRQMADDLGPPRLWRPDILRSMGAKGFKEILAETKGRCFHSFYDSSLQIEITYFTAETDLLWLETRGSLLFEKLKSIPSWIPLQKLQCLSIEGVGELWSTFQQQLQNKTQASFELRKLWIRKSSSLQKLPTEMFIHLEELYINSCLEETNATSFVQSVKQLSNLRSLVLESGSFSGSLDSINLDFSTSNRMDSLKIIQLYSIQKISKLVISGEMCPRLQSLEVQHMHTLEEIELKQLERLNTLEVSKCWQLESISGLSSVAGLRVLRVYSCGRLKSWLNLAHLCLLEQIKIYECPKVQSVEGVEELRGLKSLMIEMPDDGYASVHNYVCGLTYFKCLRGCRQRKLF, encoded by the exons ATGGCAGCTGCCGTGGCACTACATCTTcccttttttcttcattttttcttcgTCGTCTCCAAGAATTTTCTCAAATACAGCCCTCTCTGCTTTGGAGAGTTTCAGACGTTCTGCAATTCTAGTCCTATATTCATGGCTTCCTCTTCCTCGTCTCCTCATGAAAGATCCATTGTATCTGCTAAACAATATGATGTATTCATCAGTCACCGAGGCCCTGACGTCAAACAAACCATTGCTAAACAACTCTATGAGCTTTTCAAGGCTAGAGAGTGCCGGGCATTTCTAGATCGTCCAGAGATAGAAGCGGGAGATTCTATTACGTCTGCCATTGACAACGCCATTTGCTCATCTCGTGTGCAAATTGCCATATTTTCCAAGGGATATGCAGAGTCCTCATGGTGTTTGGACGAGCTAGTTCTTATGCTACAACAAACTGATGCCCTTTTTATTCCTGTCTTCTACAATGTCCAGCCCTGGGAGCTACGCCACATCGATGacaagaaaaagatgaagaaaaagaagaagtcacAGTATGCTGCGGCATTTTCTGATTATCGAATGAAAGGCAGGAATCTTGATAAGCTGGATGAATGGAAAAAGGCCCTCGCATCTGCTGCAGACATATCTGGTTATGAACTTAGCCTACAGCAAGA AGATTTGTGTGAAAAGATTGTATCTCGTGTGGTACAAGTagtgcaagaaaaggaaaagagtatACCCTTGCATGTTGCCAAATATCCGATTGGACTTGGTGAAGTAGTCCAAGATTTTGAAAGGTGTTGTTCAAAGACAGTGGGAATAGTGGGTATCTTCGGACTTGGGGGGTCTGGCAAGACTACCCTGGCAAAAGAATTGTTTAACAAGAGGCGTTCAGGCTACCATACATCTTGTTTTATCTCTGACGTGAGAGAATCACATGCCAGAGGTGAATTGCACTCCTTGCAAAGCCAGCTCTTCAAAGCTCTCTTCGATGAAGATCGAAAGTTTATGAATATCGATGAAGGATTAGGAAAGCTGAAGGATCGTCTGGGAAGGGCAAGGCTTTTGCATTTCCTTATAGTCTTCGATGATATCGATCATCAACACCAGTTAGATGCCCTGTTACCTGAAGGCGTGCTGGGCTCTGGTAGCCTAGTAATTATTACAACCCGTGACAAGAATGTGATAAGGACTGCAGATTTCCTTTATAAGATGATGAAGATGGAAAAGAATCATGCTAAAAATCTCTTCTGCAGCCATGCTTTCCGAAGACGTGATCCACCTACTGCATATGATAAATTGGTTGAAAGCTTCGTGGAATTCTGTGGAGGTTTACCCCTCTCACTCTCAGTTTTGGGCGCCCATGTTTATGCTAAGGATGATTATTATTGGGAGCTGGAATTGGAAAAAGTTAAGAAAATCCAGCCTAACGATATAATGCAAAGACTCAAAATTAGCTTTGATGGTCTGGACAGAGAGGAGAAACAGATATTTATAGATATCGCTTGTCTTTTCAATAAGAAGAATGAAGTATATGATTTGAAAGGTAAAGCAATAACCATCTGGAAGGCGTCAGGTTGGAGCGCTGAGCATGCAGTTCAAACCCTGCAAGATAAGTGCCTACTTGAATTGGTTGACTACATACGCTACCAACGACCCTTTGAAAACTACAAACAATACTTTGAAATGCATGATCACCTCCGTGATCTGGGAAGACAAATGGCAGATGACTTGGGCCCTCCTCGCCTATGGAGACCAGACATTCTTAGATCTATG GGAGCAAAAGGATTTAAGGAAATCCTTGCAGAAACAAAGGGCAGGTGTTTCCATTCGTTCTATGATTCGTCCCTCCAAATCGAGATTACTTATTTTACAGCTGAAACTGATCTCCTGTGGCTTGAAACAAGGGGCAGTTTGTTGTTTGAAAAATTGAAAAGCATTCCTTCCTGGATTCCTCTACAGAAATTGCAGTGTTTATCCATTGAAGGCGTGGGAGAATTGTGGAGCACTTTTCAGCAACAATTGCAGAATAAAACCCAG GCCAGTTTTGAGTTGAGAAAGTTGTGGATTCGGAAATCTTCCTCTTTGCAAAAGCTTCCAACAGAAATGTTCATTCATTTGGAAGAATTATATATAAACAGTTGCTTAGAGGAGACAAATGCAACATCCTTTGTGCAATCAGTTAAACAACTTAGCAATCTTAGATCATTGGTATTGGAAAGCGGCTCCTTCAGTGGGAGTTTGGATTCAATTAATTTGGATTTCTCTACAAGCAACCGCATGGATAGCCTTAAAATTATACAACTTTATTCTATTCAAAAGATCTCCAAGTTGGTAATTAGTGGAGAGATGTGTCCCAGACTTCAATCACTTGAAGTTCAGCATATGCATACTCTAGAAGAAATAGAATTAAAGCAGCTAGAAAGACTGAATACTCTTGAAGTGTCGAAATGTTGGCAACTGGAAAGCATATCGGGGTTATCTTCTGTAGCAGGGCTTCGAGTGCTCAGAGTATATTCCTGTGGAAGGTTGAAATCGTGGCTGAACCTTGCGCATCTATGTCTTCTGGAGCAAATCAAGATTTATGAATGTCCTAAGGTGCAGAGCGTAGAAGGGGTGGAAGAGTTGCGAGGATTGAAAAGTCTGATGATTGAAATGCCTGACGATGGATATGCATCGGTACACAATTATGTTTGTGGACTGACG TATTTTAAATGTCTCAGAGGTTGCCGTCAAAGAAAATTATTTTGA
- the LOC131030813 gene encoding disease resistance protein Roq1 isoform X1: MAAAVALHLPFFLHFFFVVSKNFLKYSPLCFGEFQTFCNSSPIFMASSSSSPHERSIVSAKQYDVFISHRGPDVKQTIAKQLYELFKARECRAFLDRPEIEAGDSITSAIDNAICSSRVQIAIFSKGYAESSWCLDELVLMLQQTDALFIPVFYNVQPWELRHIDDKKKMKKKKKSQYAAAFSDYRMKGRNLDKLDEWKKALASAADISGYELSLQQEDLCEKIVSRVVQVVQEKEKSIPLHVAKYPIGLGEVVQDFERCCSKTVGIVGIFGLGGSGKTTLAKELFNKRRSGYHTSCFISDVRESHARGELHSLQSQLFKALFDEDRKFMNIDEGLGKLKDRLGRARLLHFLIVFDDIDHQHQLDALLPEGVLGSGSLVIITTRDKNVIRTADFLYKMMKMEKNHAKNLFCSHAFRRRDPPTAYDKLVESFVEFCGGLPLSLSVLGAHVYAKDDYYWELELEKVKKIQPNDIMQRLKISFDGLDREEKQIFIDIACLFNKKNEVYDLKGKAITIWKASGWSAEHAVQTLQDKCLLELVDYIRYQRPFENYKQYFEMHDHLRDLGRQMADDLGPPRLWRPDILRSMGAKGFKEILAETKGRCFHSFYDSSLQIEITYFTAETDLLWLETRGSLLFEKLKSIPSWIPLQKLQCLSIEGVGELWSTFQQQLQNKTQASFELRKLWIRKSSSLQKLPTEMFIHLEELYINSCLEETNATSFVQSVKQLSNLRSLVLESGSFSGSLDSINLDFSTSNRMDSLKIIQLYSIQKISKLVISGEMCPRLQSLEVQHMHTLEEIELKQLERLNTLEVSKCWQLESISGLSSVAGLRVLRVYSCGRLKSWLNLAHLCLLEQIKIYECPKVQSVEGVEELRGLKSLMIEMPDDGYASVHNYVCGLTRLPSKKIILIQNAVDKVPIKLNANLFSGLIGAQAVTEIERGEYGELKMRSSSSEITIYALLVTSFESGDRYNGISFEPSDNYLFLLERGLLITCLLSEHDSECSLTTTTIKIGFKATVKVREEGKALTLLQRIVDQLYRQSRVSNLAAYDMVKQQQKQEHLEV, from the exons ATGGCAGCTGCCGTGGCACTACATCTTcccttttttcttcattttttcttcgTCGTCTCCAAGAATTTTCTCAAATACAGCCCTCTCTGCTTTGGAGAGTTTCAGACGTTCTGCAATTCTAGTCCTATATTCATGGCTTCCTCTTCCTCGTCTCCTCATGAAAGATCCATTGTATCTGCTAAACAATATGATGTATTCATCAGTCACCGAGGCCCTGACGTCAAACAAACCATTGCTAAACAACTCTATGAGCTTTTCAAGGCTAGAGAGTGCCGGGCATTTCTAGATCGTCCAGAGATAGAAGCGGGAGATTCTATTACGTCTGCCATTGACAACGCCATTTGCTCATCTCGTGTGCAAATTGCCATATTTTCCAAGGGATATGCAGAGTCCTCATGGTGTTTGGACGAGCTAGTTCTTATGCTACAACAAACTGATGCCCTTTTTATTCCTGTCTTCTACAATGTCCAGCCCTGGGAGCTACGCCACATCGATGacaagaaaaagatgaagaaaaagaagaagtcacAGTATGCTGCGGCATTTTCTGATTATCGAATGAAAGGCAGGAATCTTGATAAGCTGGATGAATGGAAAAAGGCCCTCGCATCTGCTGCAGACATATCTGGTTATGAACTTAGCCTACAGCAAGA AGATTTGTGTGAAAAGATTGTATCTCGTGTGGTACAAGTagtgcaagaaaaggaaaagagtatACCCTTGCATGTTGCCAAATATCCGATTGGACTTGGTGAAGTAGTCCAAGATTTTGAAAGGTGTTGTTCAAAGACAGTGGGAATAGTGGGTATCTTCGGACTTGGGGGGTCTGGCAAGACTACCCTGGCAAAAGAATTGTTTAACAAGAGGCGTTCAGGCTACCATACATCTTGTTTTATCTCTGACGTGAGAGAATCACATGCCAGAGGTGAATTGCACTCCTTGCAAAGCCAGCTCTTCAAAGCTCTCTTCGATGAAGATCGAAAGTTTATGAATATCGATGAAGGATTAGGAAAGCTGAAGGATCGTCTGGGAAGGGCAAGGCTTTTGCATTTCCTTATAGTCTTCGATGATATCGATCATCAACACCAGTTAGATGCCCTGTTACCTGAAGGCGTGCTGGGCTCTGGTAGCCTAGTAATTATTACAACCCGTGACAAGAATGTGATAAGGACTGCAGATTTCCTTTATAAGATGATGAAGATGGAAAAGAATCATGCTAAAAATCTCTTCTGCAGCCATGCTTTCCGAAGACGTGATCCACCTACTGCATATGATAAATTGGTTGAAAGCTTCGTGGAATTCTGTGGAGGTTTACCCCTCTCACTCTCAGTTTTGGGCGCCCATGTTTATGCTAAGGATGATTATTATTGGGAGCTGGAATTGGAAAAAGTTAAGAAAATCCAGCCTAACGATATAATGCAAAGACTCAAAATTAGCTTTGATGGTCTGGACAGAGAGGAGAAACAGATATTTATAGATATCGCTTGTCTTTTCAATAAGAAGAATGAAGTATATGATTTGAAAGGTAAAGCAATAACCATCTGGAAGGCGTCAGGTTGGAGCGCTGAGCATGCAGTTCAAACCCTGCAAGATAAGTGCCTACTTGAATTGGTTGACTACATACGCTACCAACGACCCTTTGAAAACTACAAACAATACTTTGAAATGCATGATCACCTCCGTGATCTGGGAAGACAAATGGCAGATGACTTGGGCCCTCCTCGCCTATGGAGACCAGACATTCTTAGATCTATG GGAGCAAAAGGATTTAAGGAAATCCTTGCAGAAACAAAGGGCAGGTGTTTCCATTCGTTCTATGATTCGTCCCTCCAAATCGAGATTACTTATTTTACAGCTGAAACTGATCTCCTGTGGCTTGAAACAAGGGGCAGTTTGTTGTTTGAAAAATTGAAAAGCATTCCTTCCTGGATTCCTCTACAGAAATTGCAGTGTTTATCCATTGAAGGCGTGGGAGAATTGTGGAGCACTTTTCAGCAACAATTGCAGAATAAAACCCAG GCCAGTTTTGAGTTGAGAAAGTTGTGGATTCGGAAATCTTCCTCTTTGCAAAAGCTTCCAACAGAAATGTTCATTCATTTGGAAGAATTATATATAAACAGTTGCTTAGAGGAGACAAATGCAACATCCTTTGTGCAATCAGTTAAACAACTTAGCAATCTTAGATCATTGGTATTGGAAAGCGGCTCCTTCAGTGGGAGTTTGGATTCAATTAATTTGGATTTCTCTACAAGCAACCGCATGGATAGCCTTAAAATTATACAACTTTATTCTATTCAAAAGATCTCCAAGTTGGTAATTAGTGGAGAGATGTGTCCCAGACTTCAATCACTTGAAGTTCAGCATATGCATACTCTAGAAGAAATAGAATTAAAGCAGCTAGAAAGACTGAATACTCTTGAAGTGTCGAAATGTTGGCAACTGGAAAGCATATCGGGGTTATCTTCTGTAGCAGGGCTTCGAGTGCTCAGAGTATATTCCTGTGGAAGGTTGAAATCGTGGCTGAACCTTGCGCATCTATGTCTTCTGGAGCAAATCAAGATTTATGAATGTCCTAAGGTGCAGAGCGTAGAAGGGGTGGAAGAGTTGCGAGGATTGAAAAGTCTGATGATTGAAATGCCTGACGATGGATATGCATCGGTACACAATTATGTTTGTGGACTGACG AGGTTGCCGTCAAAGAAAATTATTTTGATACAAAATGCAGTCGATAAAGTACCGATCAAATTGAATGCAAATTTGTTTTCTGGGTTGATCGGTGCCCAAGCAGTGACTGAGATTGAGAGAGGAGAGTATGGTGAGTTGAAGATGAGAAGCTCATCGAGTGAAATCACTATATATGCTTTGCTTGTAACATCATTTGAATCTGGAGATAGGTACAATGGGATATCATTTGAACCTAGCGACAATTATTTGTTCCTTCTTGAAAGGGGTCTGCTAATTACATGTCTACTCAGCGAGCATGATAGTGAATGTAGCCTAACGACAACGACAATAAAGATAGGGTTTAAGGCCACAGTGAAAGTTAGGGAAGAAGGGAAAGCTTTAACTCTATTGCAAAGAATTGTTGATCAATTATATAGACAAAGTAGGGTATCAAACTTGGCGGCATATGATATGGTAAAGCAGCAACAAAAGCAAGAGCATTTAGAAGTGTGA